tccatcaggagGCGACTGATGGTGTGTGCGCGCTTCACAACTGGTATAACTAGCGTGCACTACGGCCTCTCCAAATAGTGTACCCCCCAACCTACCAGGTATTTTGTGTTCCTGGAATGATGTTTCAAAAACAACTGATAGCCCAATAGgcctacatgttttttttaaattgtatttcttttaacaaaGTACATTCACAAAAAAGGGCCTATTCATAAAATGTCCATCCAATATTTCCATGTCAGAGGCTACTTTTATTGAAACATCACGAACAGAGGGCCTATGCCTACTTTTAAAATTGAACTGTCATTGCAAATTCATAAACGATCGTTTTCAACAGCAGACAACTTAACAGACGCCAGTGTCAAACTGCGTCAACACGACGCGTCAACACGAGACGtcaactgaaataataataataataataataataataaagatatccTGAATTTAACAGACGTCAACACATTCCATATTCCGATTTAGGCCTACTTTTAGGCTAATTATACACTTGTCGCTATTCTCAATGCGAACAGTGCGGGCGCTCCTTTGATGCGCACAGCTGTTCAATGCGAGGTTgcacagaagaaagaaacagcCTCAAGTCATCCTGTACTTGTAGCCTTGACCGGTATTTGTTTTTGATCAGGGTCAGAGCGGAAAACCCACATTCACATAGGTAAGTGGAGGTGAAGGGGATCAGGACTCTCATGGCTTTGGCGGACACATGGGGAAACTCGCTCTCGATACTCAACCAGAATTGCGTAATCGGCATTTCCACCAGTCTCTGTTTCAAGTCCACATTTGAGCTGAGCTCGACAAGAGCCTCCTCCTCGTGTATGCTCAGATCATCTCGGACTGTGGGTGGGAAGGAGAAGGGGTTCCGGACCCACTGGTTTCCCAGTGGCTCCTCTCCAAAATACTCTCCGAACTGGTCACGCAGCCCGCTCAGATGCGCGCTGATGACCGGTTTCACAGAGCTGAGCGGCTGCGCTGTCTTCTCCAGCGTATCCTCCAATGTCGGGAACATTTCAACAGAGCCCCTTCCAATACGGGCACACCACACATCCAGCTTCTTCATGAAGCCAGACACTTGGTCGTGTGCCGTATACACATTGCACTCTTTGCCCTGGAGAGAAGTATTCAGGGTGTTGATCCGCTCGAAAATGTCAGACAGATAAGCCAACAGCGCGAGCCAGTTCATGTCTTCCAGATGTTTTGCGAGTGGGGAGTTTATCtcggtgaggaagaggaaggctTCTTCTCGCAACTCGCAGAGCCTGGTGAGGACTTTACCCCGAGAGAGCCACCTCACCTCGGAATGCAGGAGCAATTGCTTGAATTGAGCGCCCATTTCATCGCACATGATTCTAAACATGCGTGCGTTTAAGGCACGTGATTTAATTATGTTCACAATTTTCACTGCCTCATCCAGAACCGCACGCAATTCTTTGGGCATCTTTTTTGCTGCTAAAGC
This Anoplopoma fimbria isolate UVic2021 breed Golden Eagle Sablefish unplaced genomic scaffold, Afim_UVic_2022 Un_contig_13721_pilon_pilon, whole genome shotgun sequence DNA region includes the following protein-coding sequences:
- the LOC129088639 gene encoding zinc finger BED domain-containing protein 5-like encodes the protein MCSVMLGEAAAAKLDTIPVSDNTIQRRISDMAYDVKEQVVNSVRKSPIHAIQLDESTDVAHCAQLMVYVRFIEELNVREDFLFCIPLPARTTADELFKALNDFYQAEGLEWSRCCGICTDGARAMTGRHSGLVKQVQTVAPAAVWRHCIIHRQALAAKKMPKELRAVLDEAVKIVNIIKSRALNARMFRIMCDEMGAQFKQLLLHSEVRWLSRGKVLTRLCELREEAFLFLTEINSPLAKHLEDMNWLALLAYLSDIFERINTLNTSLQGKECNVYTAHDQVSGFMKKLDVWCARIGRGSVEMFPTLEDTLEKTAQPLSSVKPVISAHLSGLRDQFGEYFGEEPLGNQWVRNPFSFPPTVRDDLSIHEEEALVELSSNVDLKQRLVEMPITQFWLSIESEFPHVSAKAMRVLIPFTSTYLCECGFSALTLIKNKYRSRLQVQDDLRLFLSSVQPRIEQLCASKERPHCSH